From the Pungitius pungitius chromosome 6, fPunPun2.1, whole genome shotgun sequence genome, one window contains:
- the LOC119195810 gene encoding L-fucose kinase: MAEGGDGFRWTVVVLTCQHKDSVYSFQRELELRQQRGSLFADTLVLTVQDRQEPLGSGGATLNALLVAAEHLSSRAGHTVVTADVLDEAHVLILHSGRDFPWSSCSRAFCWLPAPEEPGRRVQAPVCCVDLLLDRLSTNICPGSPPGVWVCSTDMILNIPQDFTLSWEGFSGVRVLALPGDASYAADHGVYLSDSQGQVRDIVYRGTREQIQQAVMHDGKVPLVSGPVFFSRSVSEKLLQAHVTPPLDGCTYLGLDSGAPPLQVSLFLDLLKCLCSDLTQDQFVTEDRAGCSSPVGPEGASVRRSRAELWRLLRGETCSLAYVPGGRYDYLTLSGKHHVQRLCCDWMNRNTLSHIQRESAVHDGGRVINGVLEGDVSVATGAVVQHCHLQGPLEVPSGCLLSGLPLMTSQCLRELQLADDIIIQGHRIAVGQLKLSVYTTTGAQDELEASAEDSGASFLNHGWSLFFSRTGIQPEELWVRGERRSLLAARLFPVLHPRGGAVGVEGGVGWLLGGRGCLQRWREAWRLSLKDVMSLTCQEAELQWREELLFLAGRRRVTDGLRSRTDVCLLPCFRAAVLGGQQGALLETLDSIAVGSREQGAESGKELGVAARCLSCIADVLVCMARGRGGLRSGPAANEAWSSAYSLLEGGDLRAGVEALGTQRNHWLSRPDLLVRAARHYEGAGQVLLRKAVMSSQTFISIGQGEVPPLDEWQEVECPARLDLAGGWSDTPPIAFEHGGSVTNVAVKIDGRRPIGARARRLREPRLLLVSHIGGRDSGVSTETVCDVLDDLKDYCQPHAPGALLKAVCVCSGLVSLSSQHALGEQLMRRWGGGVELHSWSLLPTGSGLGTSSILAGALLAAVYRCTGQTYDTNSLIHGVLHLEQILTTGGGWQDQVGGLVGGVKVARSRASLPLQVEVERLKPPGDFLVALELRLLLVYTGKTRLARNLLQDVVRSWYSRLPSMVQNVQQLVANSEECVKACSEGSLSGLGRCLDRSWQQKKKMAPGCEPTSVRTMMEALRPLVLGQSLAGAGGGGFLYLLTREPRQRGAVMQVLSETQGLGDFSVHLVELDVDGIQVLSSSC, from the exons ATGGCAGAAGGCGGCGATGGCTTCCGGTGGACCGTGGTCGTGCTCACCTGCCAACACAAGGACAGCGTGTATTCCTTCCAGAGAG agcTCGAGTTGCGGCAGCAGCGCGGGTCTCTCTTTGCGGATACGTTGGTTTTGACGGTGCAGGACCGCCAGGAGCCGCTGGGCAGCGGGGGGGCAACGCTAAACGCCCTGCTGGTCGCCGCTGAACACCTGAGCAGCAGAGCAGGACACAca GTGGTGACGGCTGACGTCCTGGATGAAGCTCACGTCCTCATCCTCCACTCG GGGCGGGACTTCCCCTGGAGCTCCTGCAGCCGAGCGTTTTGCTGGCTTCCGGCTCCAGAGGAACCGGGCCGCAGAGTCCAGGCTCCGGTCTGCTGCGTGGATCTGCTGCTGGACCGCCTCAGTACCAACATCTGCCCTGGTTCTCCTCCAGGGGTTTGGGTCTGCAGTACCGACATGATTCTCAACATCCCTCAGGACTTCA CTTTGTCCTGGGAGGGATTCTCTGGAGTTCGTGTTTTGGCGTTGCCGGGCGACGCCTCCTACGCAGCCGATCATGGGGTCTACCTGTCAGACTCACAG GGTCAAGTCAGGGACATTGTCTACAGGGGAACAAGGGAGCAGATCCAACAGGCagtgatgcatgatgggaaagtTCCTCTG GTTTCAGGTCCAGTCTTCTTCAGCAGGTCCGTTTCAGAGAAGTTACTCCAGGCTCACGTGACTCCTCCTCTGGACGGCTGCACCTACCTGGGTCTGGACTCTGGAGCTCCGCCCCTACAG GTGTCTCTGTTCCTGGACCTGCTGAAGTGTCTGTGCTCAGATCTGACCCAGGACCAGTTTGTGACCGAGGACAGAGCCGGCTGCAGTTCACCTGTCGGGCCAGAGGGGGCGTCGGTGAGGCGGAGCAGGGCGGAGCTGTGGAGGCTCCTGAGAGGAGAGACCTGCAGCCTGG CGTACGTCCCCGGCGGTCGCTATGACTACCTGACTTTGTCCGGGAAGCATCATGTGCAGCGACTGTGCTGTGATTGGATGAACAGAAACACCCTGTCTCACATCCAG AGAGAGAGCGCCGTGCATGACGGGGGGCGGGTCATCAACGGCGTCTTGGAGGGAGATGTATCCGTGGCAACGGGCGCGGTGGTGCaacactgccacctgcag GGTCCCCTGGAGGTCCCGTCGGGCTGTTTGCTGTCCGGTCTCccgctgatgacatcacagtgcctcagggagctgcagctggccgatgacatcatcatccagGGACACCGGATAGCGGTGGGGCAGCTGAAGCTGAGCGTCTACACGACGACGGGAGCACAGGACGAGCTGGAG gcctCCGCTGAAGACAGCGGCGCCTCCTTTCTGAACCACGGATGGAGTCTCTTCTTCAGCCGAACAGGAATCCA gcCAGAGGAATTGTGGGTGAGAGGAGAACGGCGCTCCCTCCTGGCGGCTCGCCTGTTCCCGGTCCTCCACCCAAGAGGAGGTGCTGTTGGTGTGGAGGGAGGTGTTGGCTGGCTACTGGGGGGGCGCGGCTGTCtgcagagatggagggaggcgtGGAGGCTCTCCTTAAAGGACGTGATGTCACTCACCTGCCAGGAGGCGGAGCTACAGTGGAGGGAGGAGTTACTGTTCctggcagggaggaggagagtgacggACGGCTTGAGGAGTCGCACCGACGTTTGCTTGCTGCCTTGCTTCAGGGCCGCGGTGCTGgggggccagcagggggcgctgctggAGACACTGGACAGCA TTGCAGTGGGGAGCAGGGAGCAGGGGGCGGAGTCAGGTAAGGAGCTGGGCGTGGCCGCCCGCTGCCTCTCCTGCATCGCTGACGTGCTGGTGTGCATggcgagggggaggggcggcCTGAGGAGCGGACCGGCCGCCAACGAGGCCTGGAGCTCCGCCTACTCCCTGCTGGAGGGGGGTGACCTGAGGGCCGGGGTGGAGGCTCTGGGCACGCAGAGAAACCATTGGCTGAGCAG ACCAGACCTGCTGGTCCGGGCGGCGCGGCACTATGAGGGCGCCGGCCAGGTGCTCCTAAGAaaggctgtgatgtcatcgcaGACCTTCATCTCCATTGGCCAGGGGGAAGTCCCTCCACTTGATGAGTGGCAGGAAGTGGAGTGTCCGGCCCGACTGGACCTGGCAG GGGGGTGGAGCGACACGCCGCCCATCGCCTTCGAGCACGGCGGCTCCGTGACCAACGTGGCGGTGAAGATCGACGGGCGCCGTCCTATCGGCGCCCGGGCCCGGCGCCTCAGGGAGccccgcctcctgctggtcagccACATCGGAGGGAGGGACAGCGGCGTTTCCACGGAGACGGTCTGCGATGTCCTGGACGACCTGAAGGACTACTGTCAGCCCCACGCGCCCG gagCCCTGCTgaaagcggtgtgtgtgtgcagcggccTGGTGTCGCTCTCTTCCCAGCATGCTCTGGGGGAACAGCTGATgcggcggtgggggggaggggtggagctcCACAGCTGGTCGCTGCTGCCCACCGGCTCTGGACTCG GTACCAGCAGCATCCTGGCGGGGGCGCTGTTGGCTGCGGTCTACAGGTGCACCGGTCAGACCTACGACACCAACTCCCTGATCCACGGTGTCCTGCACCTGGAGCAGATCCTCACCACAG gtggagGCTGGCAGGATCAAGTGGGAGGGCTGGTGGGCGGAGTCAAGGTGGCTCGTTCCAGAGCATCTCTGCcactgcaggtggaggtggagcgtCTCAAACCTCCAGGCGACTTCCTGGTTGCTCtggagctccgcctcctgctggtctACACCGGGAAGACGAGGCTGGCTCGCAACCTGCTGCAG GATGTGGTTCGTAGTTGGTACAGTCGTCTCCCCTCGATGGTCCAGAATGTTCAGCAGCTGGTGGCCAACTCAGAGGAATGTGTGAAGGCCTGTTCAGAAG gctccctctccggGCTCGGGAGGTGTCTGGACCGCTCgtggcagcagaagaagaagatggcgCCGGGCTGCGAGCCGACCTCAGTGAGGACCATGATGGAGGCGCTGAGGCCGCTGGTCCTGGGTCAGAGTCTGgccggggccgggggggggggcttcctctACCTGCTGACCCGAGAGCCCCGACAGAGGGGGGCCGTGATGCAGGTGCTGTCTGAGACGCAG GGTCTCGGAGACTTCAGTGTtcatttagtggagttggacgTGGACGGAATCCAAGTCCTCTCTTCATCCTGCTGA